GCCGCCGATATTGTAAAGGTCGCTATGGTGAATATTCATAAGCGCATAAAGAAAGAAAATTCGTCTATGAAAATGCTTTTGCAAGTTCACGACGAAATTGTCGCGGAAGTTCCCGAAAATGAGGTGGAACTCGCAAAAAAAATATTGCAGGAAGAAATGTCGTCAGCCGCAAAATTGCTTGTGCCTTTGGAAGTCGATATAGGTGTTGCGAAAAATTGGGCAGAGGCTCATTAAGCGAAGTGCAGTAAAACGGGAGGCGACCGTTGCCCGTTATAGAAACATCGAAACTCCGATACCCCAAGTATTTCTTGCAAAAAGCATATCCACGCCGAATATATGCCAATTTACGCCGAAGCCGCCGTTGAAGCGGTTATCCCAGCCGCTGAAATTCAGTTGTCCGTGTTCGTCGGTGGTGTATTGTTCGGGTATCCAAGCCCAGCCGAGACGACCTGCGAGCATTCCGCCTATTTGCAACTCCAAGCCGCTGTGGACTTCCGTGCGATACCTTAAATTTGTGCTTCTTCGCAAGGGTTTGTTCATAAATCCCCAAAAACGCACGTCGAGCGGAACAAGTAAAAGAACGTTGTGTGTAATGGGAGCGGACAAACAGGTGCCGAGCAAAAACGAATTGTACCTTTTACTGAGAACACCGCTCGATATGTCGCCGCCGAAATCGTTGTGCCAATATCCGAAAATGTTTTCCAAAACAATAGCCCACGAAAGCCCTTCGCCGCTTCCAGCCTGATAAAAACCGAGGTCGGCGGCGAAAATATTGTCTCTTACAAAGACTTCTCTGTATTCGTCGGTTTCTTGCAAAGCAGGGCGGAGTACCGTTTTCCGAGAATTGAAATACGAGACGTTTACGCCCCAAAAAAGCGCGTCGTCGTCGGTTTGGTCTATGAGCATTCCGTAAGCGAAAGTTGCGCGATTAACAATGTCGCCGTTATCGTCGTTAATTCTTCTTAAATTGTATTCTACGCCGAAATATTGCCCCATCCCCAAGGCAAGCGACCCTCCGCCGCCCGCGTTAAAAAAATCGTCGTTTCGCTCGCGGTGATAAATCCCGAAAGCCGACATCCTGTTGTGTGTGAAAAAATGCCAAGCGGCAGGAAGCGCAGGGTTCAGCGACATAGAACTCGGAGTAGCCGGAAGCGCCGCACCTGCGTTAAAAAAAGTTGCATTTGCTATTGAGCCGCCCTCGTGAATGGAGGCTATCGGTAAAAATTCCCGAGCGAATGCAGAAATTGCAGTTAAGAAAATTGTTGCCGTTGCGACTACCGCCGATATTTTTATTTTTGCTTTCATTTTATGCTCCGTTGTTGGTTTTGGTTCGAAAATAATATTTTGTTAGGGGGCTATTGCAGAAAAACAAGCAAAATTGCGAAAAATGGAGTAAATTTAGGGGAGGAATTACGAAACAAAAAATAAAAAAGCAGGGAGGAATTTCTATGCGATTAAACTTCAAATTTTTAATACTATTGGCTGTCTTGGTGCAGTTTGCTTTTGCACTGACTTTTCCGCTTATAACAAACGTTAATGCGCGGGTTAATATTACGGGCGGCTCTGCTCCCATTACGGTAAACACAGTCGGCGGGGTGGCGCAGAATATTACTCTTGCGGGAGTAAGTTTGCAAACCAATTTGCAGGTTTCGGCGGTGTCGCAAAATTCAAGATTTAATGATTTTAACGGAACAATGACTTTAAATCAGATAGTTATTCCATTCTCGCCTTGGGAAAATCGGGCATATAGCGGAGCTGTATTTCACAGGGTATCGCATAACGGTAGAAATTGGATAAGCACCGTTGCCGGCTGGGTGCCTCAGACAAGCGTTCCGGGACAGTCGCCAGCCAACACGTGGGAAGCAAGCTGGCGGGAAGCTCGTATTGACGAATTGGAATTTGGCGCTATGTCAATAAATCTTCCGTTCGGGACACTCCCTGCCGACAGTGTGTTTATTCCCGTTTTTTCGCTTGTAGATGTAGAACTTGAAATTTCTCATAACGGCGTTCCCACAGCAACAATTCAAATTCCTCGCAGAACATTGGATACTTTGGCTATTTCGCTTGGCGGCACTGTATCAATCGGACAAAATCAGACAAGAAGAAATGCGGCGCCCGCTCGTTTTGTTTCGCGGCACGGACAGCATTCGTTAGCTCTTTCGTCAAATGATTTCAGAAACAGTGAAGTTCGTATTGTGTCGGTAAACGGGAGAGTGATTTCGAGCCAAAGATTGGGAGAGGTAAATCAAGCAAATATTAACGCTTCAAACATCGCCGCAGGCGTGTATTTTCTGAATGCAAGAGGTGCTAACGGCGCGAATTTCACACAAAGATTTATTCATAACGGCGGCGATTTACGCGTGTCCGTACAGTTGTCGGGGGGGGGGGTATTCAATACAGGTGAAACGCCCGCTACGAGGTCGGATAGGGCGGAAATATGCAGGCAGGCGCGGTCGCAGGCGGCGTTTACTTTTCGCTTCAGACATCGCGGCGAACATCGAAGCCAAATTACCGACACGGTAGTGCAAGTTTCGGCAAGAAGCGGCGAAGTGAGCGAACGCGTTTTTGTATCACTTTTGGGCGCGCAACTTGCGGATATATTCACCAAACAAGAATATGAGAATATGTTTCCTTTTCGTTTTGGTTTCGGACGTGGATTTTGCACTCATCACGTAGGTATGCAGGCAACCAGAGCTTGCATTGATAATCCAAGCACACCACCTCACCCTAAAGACGGCAACTATGATTTTTATTCTTACGATGCATTTCTTGCGGCGATTTCCTTAATGGGCGAAGTTTATGTTCGCAAGGAATATGCGCGCAGACACGATGGTACGATACCTGAAGCTGGGTATCGACTTACGTGGACAAACAGAAGGACACAAGAAACAAGAACGATACAAACGATAGCATTCGATTTTTATCACGATGATAGAACCAGTCCTAATTTCAATCAAACAGCTGATTTGGGAATACTTGATTATTCTGATTTTGTAAACGCAGGTTCTTTTAACGACAGAAGAACAGAACTTGCGGCATTTTTTGCTAACGTTGCGCAAGAAACAGGCGGTGCTGAAAGAGGTATTGGTAATTATCTCTGGGGCTTATTTGAGCTTGAGGAAATAGACTATCACGCAACTTCCGCTGGTTATCGGACTGAATTCCTGGGACCAAATATCCCTGGTCGTGGACCAACTTTTCCCGCATCAACGAGAGTTCCGACGGCATCATATCACGGCAGAGGACCGCTTCAATTAACTCACCCTGTAAATTATGGACAGTTTAGTATGTTTTTCTTTGCAGACCAAAATATTTTATTAGATAATCCCGAACTGCTTCTGACTTATAGACGAGAAGGTATGGAAGCAGGCGCAATGGCTTTTGCAAGCGCGATTTGGTTTTGGATGACCCCGCAGGGACTTAGGCACGCTCCTCATCAATTATACCGTTCGGATTTTCAGGCAACGCAAAGAGACATAGACCAAGGCAGAGCGCGTCCCGACGGAACTCCCGTAAGCAGATTTGGCTGGACTATCGCGACTATCAACGGCGGTTTAGAGTGTGCAGGAGCGTGGAGAGCGGGCAACACTGGCACTCTTCCGGGATGTCCTGCTAATAGTTCAATGTGCGACTATAGAGTGCGAAACAGAATTGACCATTTCAGAGAGTTTTCGCGAATATTGGGCTTGCCTGTTCCGCCTGTCAGCGAACTTCATTGCGACAATATGAATTACAGATAAGAGGGCGAACAGCAACTTTTAACGGATTGCGCATTTGCGCAGTCCGTTTTTTTATATTTAATGTTTCTTTTCGTTTATCGATTGTTGAAAGAAGCAAGAGCGAAAGCTCCTGCCTAATTTGAATGTTTGTTAAATTAAGCGGTTTTCTCGCACCGTTTTTCGCGGTTATCGCCAATCCAAACGCAAATAGCTCCAAACAAGCCAACTGCCGCCGCGCCGCCACCCATAATTAACATTGTTTCCATTATTTACCTCCTTAGTTAAAATACCTTTTCTCCAAATCTCTACGCAAGACCGAACTTGTTTTTTTAGGGTAAGTTATTGTTTTTATGATAATCGATGTCGGCGGAACGTATTTTATTCTGTAATAGAAAGCGAGATATTATGAAAGCATTTTTTTTATGGCTCATACAATTTACAGGTCGTTGCGTATTACGTGCTTGGCAATACTTAGAGGCAAGGCGTAGCGATTACAGCAGTTTGTTTTTTAACAGCGTGCTTGTGTTTCTTGCGGCGATGGTATTGTCGGACGAGTGGGATACAAAACTCGGCTTTATTTTTATGGCAGTGTTTTTGTTATTAGGAACAATTTTTTCAAAAGGTGGTAAATAATGGAGGCATTACAAACATTCGGAATACCTTTTATGGTGTTTGGTGCGGTTTTAGCGGCTTTTATCCTCATTGGCGAACAGTTGGAGCGTAGAGGGATATTTGAACGGTGGACAGGTTTAAAGCCCGTTTAACAATATAGTAGGCGGGGGAGAGTTCTTCACTCTCGCTTTTTTTAACTAAAAACAAAAGTAAGGAGTTTTTTAGGATGACAGATGTAGAAAAAATTAAGGAAGCGATTGAGAGAGCGGCTTTGCATTTGCAGTCTCACGGCGGCGATGTGCAATTTGTATCTTATCTTAACGGGATTGTAAGCGTTCAGCTTCAGGGACGTTGCGGTGGTTGCCAAGGCGCAAAAATGACGCTTAAAAACGTAGTAGAAGCGGCAATCAGAGAAGTTGTGCCCGAAATAACGGGAGTTGTAGCAGTTTAATTAACACGAAGGGGTTGTTTTATGGCAATAATTGAGCAGTTAGTAGAAAAAGCGCGCGCGGCAAACAAAAAATTGGTTTTACCCGAAGGACAAGACCAGCGTGTAGTAAAAGCCGCCGAAGAAATTTTGGCAAAAGGCGTTGCAAAAGAAGTGTATGTCTTGGGAACGGACGAAGAAATTAAAAAATCTTGCGCTGAAGCAGGAATTTCGTCTTTAAAATTCAAAACAATCGACCCTGCAAAAAGCGAAATGTTGGCGGACTTCGTTAAAGAATATTGCGAAGCGCGCGCGGCAAAAGGCAAACCGATAAGCGAATATGACGCAAAAAAGGTGATGTCGGACAGATTGTATTTCGCAAATATGATGACAAAAAAAGGCGTCGTGGACGGACTTGTCGCAGGAAGTATCGCCTGAACCCCGGATATGCTTCGGGCTTCTTTTCAGGTTTTGGGAACGGCAAAGGGGATAAAAATCGGAAGTTCGTGCTTTGTTATGGACTTAAAGACTCCGACCCCCGCGGGCGACAGCGTTTTGCTTTACGCCGACTGCGGAGTAAATCCAAATCCCAACGCCGAAGAATTGGTGGATATTGCAATGGCGACGGCGCAGACGTATCGCGCGCTTATCGGCAAAACCCCGAAAATTGCGTTTTTGGCGTTTTCGACTTTCGGCAGTGCAAAACACGAAATGCTCGACAAAATAATTAAGGCGACCGCTCTAACAAAAGAGAAAGTCGCCGCGGAAAATCTCGACATTATCGTTGACGGCGAATTGCAGGCAGACTCGGCGCTTGTTCCGAGCGTTGCAAAAAGCAAATCGCCGAACAGCGCAATTGCAGGTGATGCGAATATTTTAATTTTCCCCGACCTGAACGCAGGAAATATCTGCTACAAAATCACCCAACGTCTTGCAGGCGCGGACGCTTACGGACCTATTTTGCAGGGACTTGCAAAACCCGTAAACGACCTTTCACGCGGTTGCACGGCGGACGATATTTTCGGCGTTGCGGCAATAACTGTTTGTCAGGCGCTGTAATTTTTCAGGGACTTATGAAAAAAATAGAAGTTGTCAAAGAGCGGCTGATTTTCTTGTATTCGCGGTTGGTTTCTTTGGCGACTTCTTTTTATTTTTGGATAACGCCGAAGATAAAATCGCGATTGAAATCACTGCATAATTTGTTGCGGACAAGCAATTTTTACAGATATAAAAAACTGTTTCTTTTGCTTGTCGCGCTTTTCTTTTTTTTAGTTGTTTCAGCGGGATTTATTCCTTTCACTTTCAAGTCGTTTAACGGTATTGTCGAAAATATTCTTAAAGAAGCGGGAGCAGACAGCGTTTCCGTAGAAAAAGTGTCCGTCAGCGTTTTGGGCGGGACGGTGCGCGTCGAAAATGTTTACGTTTACAAACGCCGAAACGCGCGCGAGCATTATGTCGTCGAAGTATCTCGTGTAGATATTCGCGGCAACGTAATTCGTTTGGGACTTAAGATTTTAGGGCAAAAAAATAACGAAGAACAACCCTCCCGCGACATTTTTATGGAAATTTACGACAAACCTGTCGAACTTATCGGTGAAGCGTTTGTCGCACTGGCAGAATTAGGTTTGATTAACGAAAAAAGACTACAAAACGCATCCGTTCGTTTTACGGAAAGAGGCAAAGCAGGCGTTTCGGCAGAGGGAGTGTCGGCAAATTTGCAGAGAAAACGCAGGTCGTTCAGCGGGAGCGCAGAAGTTGCCAAAGCAAGTATGCCGAATATTGCCGAAGTGCAAAATATAAACATTAAACTGAGAAGCGACGGCAATAAACTCGAATTTTTTGATGTTAGTGGCGAAGTTTTCGGCGGAAATTTTAGCGCACAAGCCTCCTTGTCTCTCGACGATTTCAGCGTTTTAGGCGGCAACGCAAGGGGAGAGCGAATTGATGTCGGGCAATTTTGGCAAAACTCGGTTTTTTCGGGTAATGTTTCGGGCAGAGCGGGCTTTGAAGTCGAAATCGCACATAGCAAAGCCGCTAAATTTGAGGCGGTAAATTTAAGCGGAAATTTTTGGGCAAACCGAGTTGTTGCCTCTCGATTACCGTTGCAAAGAGTGCATTTGGTCAGAAGATTTTCGCTTGACATTTGTCCTATGCGCTTTGAGCGGGTTGCAGGCGAATTTACCTTTTCGGACGGTCGGTTTAATTTCTCGGAAATGACGGGAACAGGCGGCGATATAATGAATTTCAGGTCTGTCGGTTGGTTTAGACTTGACGGAAGATTATATAAAAATTTTAACGGAGAATTCAGTCGGGAGTTTATTCCGACGCTTACGCGTCTTGTGCGAAATTCTCTCGAAATGAGCGAAACAGGCGGACTGTTTTACTGCGCTATCAGCGGAAACATAGAAAATCCGCAAATCAGAATGGGCAGAAGTGTTGTCAGGCGCGGCGCGCGAAACGTATTTCGGCGGTGATTTGTAGGGGCGTATTGCATACGCCCAAAAACTACAAATGACCACCCAAACAAATGGGCGTATGCAATACGCCCCTACAAGAAAAACGGCGAACTTTTTGTCCGCCGTTTTTCTTTTTTGGTTTTATTACTGCACTTTACTGCCTTTTATGTATTGGGTTTTCCCCACAAAATACACAAATACAGAAATCGCCAACATACATCCAAAGATTACCAAAGGTTTAATAATATGCACAAACCCCTCCTTTTTTTTATTTTGCGTCGTCATCTACAACTTCAAAATCAGCTTCGGTCGCGTCTGCGTTGTCGCCTGCCGATTTTGTTTCACCTGTCGCCTCATCGTCAACAACTTCAAAGTCGGCGTTTTCTGCGCCTGAATTATCTGTTGTTCCCGCGCCTTCCGCGCCGCCCTCTGCTCCTGCCGCCGCACCTGCCGCTTGCGCCGCCTGATAAAACGCGCTCATTGCGGTAGAAAGTTTGTCGGTTGCTTCTTTAATTTTGTCGCTGTCGTCGCTTTCGAGCGCGGCTTTGAGGTTTCCGATAGCTTCTTCTATAGGCTGTTTTGCGTCTGCGGGAAGTTTTTCGCCAACTTCGTTAATCGCTTTTTCTGCGCCGAAAAGCACCTGTTCGCCTTGGTTTTTAATTTCGACTTTTTCTCTCAGTTTTTTGTCTGCCGCCGCGTTTACTTCTGCGTCTTTCACCATTTTTTCGATGTCCGTATCGCTCAGTCCGCTCGAGCTTTCGATTTTAATCTTCTGCTCTTTGCCCGTTCCTTTGTCTTTCGCTGAAACGTTCAGAATACCGTTTGAGTCGATGTCGAATGTCACTTCAATCTGCGGAACGCCGCGCGGTGCAGGCGGAATGTCGCTCAAATCGAACTTTCCGAGCAAGCGGTTGTGCTGTGCCATTTCGCGCTCGCCTTGGTAAACCATAATCGATACCGCAGGCTGATTATCCGCCGCCGTCGAGAACACTTGGCTCTTTTTGCTCGGGATAGTCGTGTTGCGCTCAATCAATTTTGTCATTACGCCGCCCAATGTCTCAATTCCGAGAGAAAGCGGAGTAACATCGAGCAAAAGAACGTCTTTTACACTGTCGTCGCCGCCGATAATCGCACCCTGAATTGCCGCGCCGAGCGCCACAACTTCGTCGGGGTTGATTGAACGGTTGAGCTCTTTTTTGAAGAATTCTTTCACTTTTTCCTGAACTCTCGGAATACGTGTAGAACCGCCCACCAAAATAACTTCGTCGATGTCATCAACTGAAACTCCTGCGTCTTTAATTGCTTTTTTGCAGGGCTCAATGCTTCTTTCGACAAGTTTTTCGGTTAATTGCTCAAATTTTGCGCGAGTTATTGTCAAATCCAAGTGCTTCGGACCGCTTGCGTCTGCCGTAATAAACGGAAGGTTTACAGGGGTCGTCGTCGCCGCAGAAAGGTCTTTTTTCGCCTTTTCCGCCGCTTCTTTAAGGCGTTGCAAAGCCATTTTGTCGTTTCTTAAATCGATACCGCTCGTTTTCTTGAATTCGTCTGCGATGTAGTCGATAAGCACTTGGTCGAAATCGTCGCCGCCCAAATGCGTGTCGCCGTTTGTCGATTTTACTTCAAAAACGCCGTCGCCGATTTCCAAAATCGAAATATCGAAAGTTCCGCCGCCGAGGTCGTAAACCGCGATTGTTTCGTTTTTCTTTTTGTCGAGTCCGTAAGCCAAGCTTGCCGCTGTCGGCTCGTTCACAATTCTTTTTACGTCAAGACCTGCGATTTTTCCCGCGTCTTTTGTTGCTTGACGTTGCGCGTCGTTAAAATACGCAGGAACTGTGATAACCGCCTCGTTAACGGTTGTTCCCAAATACGCTTCCGCACTTGCTTTGAGGTTTTGCAAAATCATCGCCGAAACTTCGGGCGGTGTAAATTGCTGACCGTTTGCCTCTACCTTTACCAAGTCGCTCGCGCCGCCTACAATTTTGTATGGCACAAGTTTTTCTTCGGATTCTACCTCGTTGTGGCGACGTCCCATAAATCTTTTAATCGAATAAATCGTGTTTTCGGGGTTGGTAACCGCTTGTCTGCGAGCTATGTCTCCGATAAGTTTTTGTCCGTCTTTTGCGAACGCCACAACCGACGGCGTTGTTCTTACGCCTTCCGCGTTTGCGATAATAACGGGCTTTCCGCCTTCCATAACCGCAACACACGAGTTTGTCGTTCCCAAGTCAATTCCGATAATTTTTCCCATAATCTGCTCCTTTTCCTTAAAAGTTTGTTTTGTAGTCGGCAAGTTTTATGGATTTTGCCACTACATTTATTTGTTAATTTTACTGTTTTCCGTCGCTAACCACCACTTTTGCGTGGCGAATTATATTGCTCTTTAGTTTGTAGCCCCGCTGAAAAATCACCGAAATTTTTCCTGCGTCAATCGTATCGCTGGGCTGTTTCATCATCGCATCGTGAAGCGAGGGGTCGAATTCGTCGCCTACTTCACCGAAACTTTCCAAGCCGTGTTTTGCCAGAATTTCGCTGTATTTTGCATACAAAAGACCAATTCCGTCCTTAAACGCCGCTCCGTCCTGCGGGATATTCGGGTCAAGCGCTTTTTGGAACACTTCGCTTACGTCAATAAGGTCGTTCATAAGACCTTTGTTTGCCTGTTCTACCATTTTTAAATATTCCGCAGCCGTGCGCTTCTTAAAGTTGTCGAATTCCGCCATTAAGCGAACATACTTATCCTTTTGCACGACGAGTTCTTCAGCCATAAGAGCAAACTCTTCGTCTTTGCCTTTAACCTCAAATTCCGCCTCTTGCGCATTTTCAATATGCTCTTCTGCTTTTGCCTGCTTTTTGCTCAATCTTTCCT
This Chitinivibrionia bacterium DNA region includes the following protein-coding sequences:
- a CDS encoding NifU family protein, yielding MTDVEKIKEAIERAALHLQSHGGDVQFVSYLNGIVSVQLQGRCGGCQGAKMTLKNVVEAAIREVVPEITGVVAV
- the dnaK gene encoding molecular chaperone DnaK, translating into MGKIIGIDLGTTNSCVAVMEGGKPVIIANAEGVRTTPSVVAFAKDGQKLIGDIARRQAVTNPENTIYSIKRFMGRRHNEVESEEKLVPYKIVGGASDLVKVEANGQQFTPPEVSAMILQNLKASAEAYLGTTVNEAVITVPAYFNDAQRQATKDAGKIAGLDVKRIVNEPTAASLAYGLDKKKNETIAVYDLGGGTFDISILEIGDGVFEVKSTNGDTHLGGDDFDQVLIDYIADEFKKTSGIDLRNDKMALQRLKEAAEKAKKDLSAATTTPVNLPFITADASGPKHLDLTITRAKFEQLTEKLVERSIEPCKKAIKDAGVSVDDIDEVILVGGSTRIPRVQEKVKEFFKKELNRSINPDEVVALGAAIQGAIIGGDDSVKDVLLLDVTPLSLGIETLGGVMTKLIERNTTIPSKKSQVFSTAADNQPAVSIMVYQGEREMAQHNRLLGKFDLSDIPPAPRGVPQIEVTFDIDSNGILNVSAKDKGTGKEQKIKIESSSGLSDTDIEKMVKDAEVNAAADKKLREKVEIKNQGEQVLFGAEKAINEVGEKLPADAKQPIEEAIGNLKAALESDDSDKIKEATDKLSTAMSAFYQAAQAAGAAAGAEGGAEGAGTTDNSGAENADFEVVDDEATGETKSAGDNADATEADFEVVDDDAK
- a CDS encoding T9SS type A sorting domain-containing protein, with translation MRLNFKFLILLAVLVQFAFALTFPLITNVNARVNITGGSAPITVNTVGGVAQNITLAGVSLQTNLQVSAVSQNSRFNDFNGTMTLNQIVIPFSPWENRAYSGAVFHRVSHNGRNWISTVAGWVPQTSVPGQSPANTWEASWREARIDELEFGAMSINLPFGTLPADSVFIPVFSLVDVELEISHNGVPTATIQIPRRTLDTLAISLGGTVSIGQNQTRRNAAPARFVSRHGQHSLALSSNDFRNSEVRIVSVNGRVISSQRLGEVNQANINASNIAAGVYFLNARGANGANFTQRFIHNGGDLRVSVQLSGGGVFNTGETPATRSDRAEICRQARSQAAFTFRFRHRGEHRSQITDTVVQVSARSGEVSERVFVSLLGAQLADIFTKQEYENMFPFRFGFGRGFCTHHVGMQATRACIDNPSTPPHPKDGNYDFYSYDAFLAAISLMGEVYVRKEYARRHDGTIPEAGYRLTWTNRRTQETRTIQTIAFDFYHDDRTSPNFNQTADLGILDYSDFVNAGSFNDRRTELAAFFANVAQETGGAERGIGNYLWGLFELEEIDYHATSAGYRTEFLGPNIPGRGPTFPASTRVPTASYHGRGPLQLTHPVNYGQFSMFFFADQNILLDNPELLLTYRREGMEAGAMAFASAIWFWMTPQGLRHAPHQLYRSDFQATQRDIDQGRARPDGTPVSRFGWTIATINGGLECAGAWRAGNTGTLPGCPANSSMCDYRVRNRIDHFREFSRILGLPVPPVSELHCDNMNYR
- a CDS encoding nucleotide exchange factor GrpE, whose product is MSKKQAKAEEHIENAQEAEFEVKGKDEEFALMAEELVVQKDKYVRLMAEFDNFKKRTAAEYLKMVEQANKGLMNDLIDVSEVFQKALDPNIPQDGAAFKDGIGLLYAKYSEILAKHGLESFGEVGDEFDPSLHDAMMKQPSDTIDAGKISVIFQRGYKLKSNIIRHAKVVVSDGKQ